The following proteins come from a genomic window of Neofelis nebulosa isolate mNeoNeb1 chromosome 5, mNeoNeb1.pri, whole genome shotgun sequence:
- the NME9 gene encoding thioredoxin domain-containing protein 6 isoform X2, with the protein MRIEVGLDLLHFALAEADCLDALEKYRGRCEPTFLFYAGGALVAVVRGANAPLLQKTILEQLEAEKKVLAEGCERKVIRDEALSDEDGCFTCDKDSGDDEDMAPWGKTCTLAIIKPDAVVHGKTDEIIMKILEAGFDILTNEERTMTEAEMRLFYQHKAGEEAFEKLVHHMCSGPSHLLILTRTEGTEDVITAWRMLMGPCDPDVARREQPDSLRAQYGTEMPFNAVHGSQDRDDANRELALLFPTFKFSDKVLEASLGHEAEGAVGPTEVLCFPEDMD; encoded by the exons ATGAGGATCGAGGTTGGCCTGGACCTTCTGCATTTTGCCTTA GCAGAAGCAGACTGTCTCGATGCCCTTGAAAAATACCGAGGGAGATGTGAGCCGACCTTTCTGTTTTATGCA GGCGGAGCACTGGTGGCGGTGGTTAGAGGAGCAAATGCCCCGCTACTGCAGAAAACCATCCTGGAGCAGCTGGAGGCTGAAAAGAAGGTGCTGGCTGAAGGCTGCGAAAGGAAAGTG ATTAGAGACGAGGCTCTGTCTGATGAAGATGGATGCTTCACCTGTGACAAGGACAGTGGTGACGATGAGGACATGG CGCCATGGGGGAAGACCTGCACCTTGGCCATCATTAAGCCAGACGCAGTGGTCCACGGAAAGACTGATGAGATTATTATGAAG ATCCTGGAAGCCGGTTTTGACATTCTAACAAATGAAGAGAGAACCATGACAGAGGCAGAAATGCGACTTTTCTATCAACACAAAGCTGGGGAG GAGGCATTTGAGAAGCTGGTGCATCACATGTGCAGTGGACCGAGCCACCTCCTGATACTCACCAGGACTGAGGGCACTGAGGATGTGATCACTGCCTGGCGAATGCTCATGGGGCCCTGTGACCCTGATGTGGCAAGGAGGGAGCAGCCTGACAG TCTCCGCGCTCAGTACGGCACAGAAATGCCCTTTAACGCAGTCCACGGAAGCCAGGACAGAGATGACGCCAACAGAGAACTGGCATTGCTCTTCCCCACTTTTAAGTTTTCAGACAAAGTTCTAGAAGCCTCTCTGG GCCACGAGGCCGAAGGAGCAGTGGGCCCCACTGAGGTGCTTTGCTTCCCTGAGGACATGGACTGA
- the NME9 gene encoding thioredoxin domain-containing protein 6 isoform X1, translating into MGSKKKEIALQVNISTQELWEEMLSSKGLTVVDVYQGWCGPCKPVVSLFQKMRIEVGLDLLHFALAEADCLDALEKYRGRCEPTFLFYAGGALVAVVRGANAPLLQKTILEQLEAEKKVLAEGCERKVIRDEALSDEDGCFTCDKDSGDDEDMAPWGKTCTLAIIKPDAVVHGKTDEIIMKILEAGFDILTNEERTMTEAEMRLFYQHKAGEEAFEKLVHHMCSGPSHLLILTRTEGTEDVITAWRMLMGPCDPDVARREQPDSLRAQYGTEMPFNAVHGSQDRDDANRELALLFPTFKFSDKVLEASLGHEAEGAVGPTEVLCFPEDMD; encoded by the exons ATGGGCAGCAAGAAGAAGGAAATTGCCCTGCAG GTTAACATCAGCACCCAGGAGCTTTGGGAGGAAATGCTCAGTTCCAAAGGACTAACTG TTGTCGACGTCTATCAAGGGTGGTGTGGCCCCTGCAAACCCGTGGTGAGCCTCTTCCAGAAGATGAGGATCGAGGTTGGCCTGGACCTTCTGCATTTTGCCTTA GCAGAAGCAGACTGTCTCGATGCCCTTGAAAAATACCGAGGGAGATGTGAGCCGACCTTTCTGTTTTATGCA GGCGGAGCACTGGTGGCGGTGGTTAGAGGAGCAAATGCCCCGCTACTGCAGAAAACCATCCTGGAGCAGCTGGAGGCTGAAAAGAAGGTGCTGGCTGAAGGCTGCGAAAGGAAAGTG ATTAGAGACGAGGCTCTGTCTGATGAAGATGGATGCTTCACCTGTGACAAGGACAGTGGTGACGATGAGGACATGG CGCCATGGGGGAAGACCTGCACCTTGGCCATCATTAAGCCAGACGCAGTGGTCCACGGAAAGACTGATGAGATTATTATGAAG ATCCTGGAAGCCGGTTTTGACATTCTAACAAATGAAGAGAGAACCATGACAGAGGCAGAAATGCGACTTTTCTATCAACACAAAGCTGGGGAG GAGGCATTTGAGAAGCTGGTGCATCACATGTGCAGTGGACCGAGCCACCTCCTGATACTCACCAGGACTGAGGGCACTGAGGATGTGATCACTGCCTGGCGAATGCTCATGGGGCCCTGTGACCCTGATGTGGCAAGGAGGGAGCAGCCTGACAG TCTCCGCGCTCAGTACGGCACAGAAATGCCCTTTAACGCAGTCCACGGAAGCCAGGACAGAGATGACGCCAACAGAGAACTGGCATTGCTCTTCCCCACTTTTAAGTTTTCAGACAAAGTTCTAGAAGCCTCTCTGG GCCACGAGGCCGAAGGAGCAGTGGGCCCCACTGAGGTGCTTTGCTTCCCTGAGGACATGGACTGA